A genomic region of Bacteroidota bacterium contains the following coding sequences:
- a CDS encoding cation:proton antiporter: protein MQHLPALIIDLALILGAAAVVTLLFKRLKQPVVLGYIIAGLLVGPNLKFFPNVIETESIRTWADIGVLFLLFGLGLEFSFKKLLKVGGVAVITAVTEVTLTMLLGYGVGKLLGWNGTDSLFLGGILAIASTTIIIRAFDELGVKNQKFAGIVTGVLVIEDLAAVLLLILLSTVAVSKTFAGGEMLMSVLKLAFFLVLWFVSGIFFLPTFFQKIRRLINEETLLIISLALCFLMAVLANYVGFSPALGAFIMGSILAETTKAEKIEHITKSVKNLFGAIFFVSVGMLIDPKMIMAHAIPIMAASLVLLFGKPFFVAIGAITSGQPLKIAVQSGMSLSQIGEFSFIIATLGLTLKVTSDFLYPVAVAVSVITTFFTPYMIRFSEPVYKLTEYLLPKKWTNAIANYSIGTQNVSEISDWKKVLRSNVINIIIFSVIIITIIMLSTQYLAPLLFGYKLSRVITSAISLIILSPFLWALAFRRTQRQAYANVWMESTQRGPLMALLTGRILLAVFYIGFLFDRLFSPWIALAGAVVSIIILAVFIKKIKAFYRKIEMRFLINFNERESKTSNQNAILTPWDTHITTFELNAQSPLVGSTLSESKIRERFGVNIVVIERDDFVINVPGRDTHLYPHDTLSVIGTDEQISNFETFLESNTQQPKSDNQKTQVSLHHFTLSKKSPLLGQTISSSRIRERTQGLIIGIERNGKRILNPESDLVFNAYDKIWIAGNEKRIQLSVKEFSGCEVI from the coding sequence ATGCAACATTTACCCGCACTGATTATTGATTTGGCGCTTATACTGGGTGCGGCAGCTGTTGTTACCCTTCTGTTTAAACGGCTTAAACAACCTGTTGTTTTGGGCTATATAATTGCAGGGTTGCTCGTTGGTCCAAACCTAAAATTCTTCCCCAATGTTATAGAAACTGAAAGCATCCGCACATGGGCAGATATAGGCGTGTTGTTTCTGTTATTCGGACTCGGGCTTGAATTCAGTTTCAAAAAATTATTGAAAGTGGGCGGTGTAGCCGTAATTACAGCAGTTACTGAAGTTACACTTACCATGCTGTTAGGGTATGGCGTTGGAAAACTGCTCGGATGGAACGGAACCGACAGCCTCTTTTTAGGCGGCATTCTGGCAATTGCTTCTACAACCATTATTATTCGTGCATTTGATGAACTGGGTGTGAAGAATCAAAAATTCGCAGGCATTGTAACCGGAGTGCTGGTCATTGAAGATCTTGCCGCAGTGTTGCTTCTGATATTGCTTTCGACAGTTGCGGTGAGCAAAACTTTTGCCGGTGGCGAAATGCTGATGTCTGTTCTTAAACTCGCGTTTTTCTTAGTACTCTGGTTTGTATCAGGCATATTTTTTCTACCAACATTTTTTCAAAAAATACGCAGGCTGATTAATGAAGAAACCCTGCTCATTATTTCTCTGGCACTTTGCTTTTTAATGGCGGTACTGGCAAACTATGTAGGATTTTCGCCTGCGCTGGGGGCATTTATCATGGGTTCTATACTTGCTGAAACAACAAAGGCGGAAAAGATAGAACACATCACTAAATCTGTAAAGAATTTGTTTGGTGCCATATTTTTCGTTTCCGTCGGAATGTTGATTGACCCGAAAATGATTATGGCTCATGCGATTCCGATTATGGCCGCAAGCCTGGTATTATTATTCGGAAAACCATTTTTTGTTGCAATTGGAGCTATCACTTCGGGACAGCCTCTTAAAATAGCCGTTCAATCGGGGATGAGCCTTTCACAAATCGGTGAGTTCTCATTTATTATTGCCACACTTGGGCTTACGCTGAAAGTAACAAGCGATTTCCTCTACCCTGTTGCAGTGGCAGTTTCAGTAATAACAACATTTTTCACACCCTATATGATACGCTTTTCGGAACCTGTATATAAACTTACGGAATACCTGCTACCGAAAAAATGGACGAATGCCATTGCAAATTACAGCATAGGAACTCAAAATGTTTCGGAGATCAGCGACTGGAAAAAAGTGCTGCGTTCGAATGTTATTAATATCATTATTTTTTCTGTTATAATCATTACAATAATAATGCTCAGCACCCAATATCTGGCGCCATTATTATTCGGATACAAATTAAGCAGGGTAATTACGTCGGCCATTTCGCTCATCATTTTGTCGCCGTTTTTATGGGCACTTGCATTTCGCAGAACCCAACGTCAGGCATATGCGAATGTATGGATGGAAAGCACACAGCGTGGTCCGCTGATGGCTCTGCTTACAGGAAGGATTTTATTAGCGGTTTTTTATATCGGTTTTTTATTCGACCGTTTATTTTCGCCCTGGATTGCGCTTGCCGGCGCCGTTGTTTCAATTATAATACTGGCTGTTTTTATTAAAAAAATAAAAGCATTTTATCGTAAAATTGAAATGCGGTTTTTAATCAACTTCAACGAGCGTGAATCCAAAACATCAAATCAAAATGCGATTCTTACACCCTGGGATACGCATATCACCACCTTTGAACTCAACGCTCAGTCACCGCTGGTTGGCAGCACCCTGTCCGAGTCAAAAATACGAGAACGTTTTGGCGTAAACATAGTAGTAATTGAGCGCGATGATTTTGTAATAAATGTTCCGGGCCGCGATACACATCTTTATCCCCACGACACTCTTTCAGTAATAGGAACCGACGAGCAGATCAGTAATTTTGAGACCTTTCTCGAATCAAATACACAACAACCAAAGTCCGACAATCAGAAAACGCAGGTGTCGCTTCATCATTTTACGCTGAGCAAAAAATCGCCACTACTCGGACAAACAATCAGCAGCTCAAGAATACGGGAGCGTACACAGGGGCTAATTATTGGAATTGAAAGAAACGGGAAGCGCATTCTGAATCCCGAATCAGACCTTGTGTTTAACGCTTATGATAAAATCTGGATTGCGGGAAATGAAAAACGGATTCAGCTTTCGGTCAAGGAGTTCAGCGGATGTGAAGTGATTTGA
- a CDS encoding ATP-binding protein, producing MKNNLIGRHSESEVMTGLLNSKGAEMLAVIGRRRVGKTFLVRTVYHDFLNFEITGIQNAPLTVQLQDFAYQLSRLTKPGKQYPVPENWSVAFRQLSSVLENVKSKKKLVLFFDELPWLASRKSGFLPALDHFWNTWACKKNIIITICGSAASWMIDKIVHHKGGLHNRITKLINLAPFTLSETKSYLHSRGVRLDHYQIIQLYMAMGGIPHYLKEIKPGLSAAQNIDYICFRKDGLLRSEFGKLYPALFEHAEIHIKVIKALASKWKGLTRKEIVAIGRLPDGGGLSRVLTELISSGFITAFSPFGKIKKNSFYRLTDEYSLFYLRFIEKQHKAAANVWLKLSRSPSWKSWSGFAFESICLKHTVNIKQALGISGVYTEESGYLFKGDKDKEGLQIDLLIDRQDAVINICEMKFYSGIFTIDKSYAAKLRNRMNAFRVHSKTRKNVLLTFVSSFGIKQNSHSTGLIDNNLTMDVLFNDEVL from the coding sequence ATGAAGAATAATTTGATTGGACGTCATTCAGAATCTGAAGTCATGACGGGCCTTCTGAATTCAAAAGGGGCTGAAATGCTGGCTGTAATTGGACGGCGAAGGGTCGGAAAAACATTTTTGGTTAGAACGGTATACCATGATTTTCTGAATTTTGAAATTACGGGAATTCAAAACGCACCATTAACAGTACAGCTACAGGATTTTGCATACCAATTATCGCGGTTGACTAAACCGGGCAAGCAATATCCCGTTCCGGAGAATTGGAGTGTGGCTTTCAGACAGCTGTCATCAGTATTGGAGAATGTAAAAAGCAAAAAGAAGTTAGTGCTGTTTTTTGATGAGCTACCGTGGTTGGCTTCTCGAAAGTCGGGTTTTTTGCCGGCACTTGATCATTTCTGGAATACATGGGCATGTAAAAAAAATATTATCATTACTATTTGCGGCTCCGCGGCTTCTTGGATGATTGATAAAATAGTTCATCATAAAGGTGGCTTACATAACAGGATTACAAAGTTGATTAATTTGGCGCCTTTCACACTTAGTGAAACCAAAAGCTACCTGCATAGCAGAGGTGTACGCTTAGATCATTATCAAATTATTCAGTTGTATATGGCAATGGGGGGCATACCTCATTACCTGAAAGAAATTAAGCCTGGATTGAGTGCTGCGCAAAATATTGATTATATATGTTTTCGAAAAGATGGACTTTTGCGCAGTGAGTTTGGCAAACTTTATCCTGCTTTATTTGAGCATGCAGAAATTCATATCAAGGTTATCAAAGCGCTGGCCTCAAAATGGAAAGGGCTGACACGTAAGGAGATTGTTGCAATTGGCCGTTTACCTGATGGCGGCGGACTTTCTCGGGTGCTTACCGAGTTGATTTCGTCCGGGTTTATCACGGCGTTCTCACCATTTGGGAAAATTAAAAAGAACTCTTTTTACCGCTTAACGGATGAATATTCGCTTTTTTATTTGAGGTTTATTGAGAAACAACACAAGGCTGCTGCAAATGTCTGGCTAAAGTTGAGCAGATCTCCGTCATGGAAAAGTTGGAGTGGATTTGCTTTTGAGAGTATTTGTTTGAAACACACGGTTAATATTAAACAAGCTCTTGGTATAAGCGGTGTTTATACTGAGGAATCCGGTTATTTGTTTAAAGGTGATAAAGACAAGGAAGGACTTCAGATTGATCTATTAATTGACAGACAGGATGCTGTAATCAATATTTGTGAAATGAAATTCTATTCTGGAATTTTTACTATCGACAAATCATATGCGGCTAAACTGCGAAATCGAATGAATGCGTTTCGCGTTCATTCAAAAACCAGGAAAAATGTTTTGTTGACATTCGTAAGTTCATTCGGGATTAAGCAAAATAGCCATAGTACGGGTTTAATCGATAATAATCTTACCATGGATGTTTTATTTAATGATGAGGTCTTATAA
- the mmsA gene encoding CoA-acylating methylmalonate-semialdehyde dehydrogenase: protein MKYPEALNYIGGKLVPAAAGRFDDVISPIDGSLLTKVTLSDKSDLDAAVKSSELAFTDWSEKTIKDRVQILYRYRTLLEKYLDDHASIISQEIGKTFDEGKQEVNKSIELLEFACSMPQVACAPSLTVTTGVECRTEYVPLGVVASITAFNFPHMVPHWSFPNAIALGNTMIIKPSRYAPLTSLRIAELLADAGLPEGVMNIVNGGKEIVEAICEHPGIQALTFIGSTPVAKLLYAKASSNFKRALTLGSANNHLILLPDAHVEMAASNIVASFTGTAGQRCMSACVIVAVGDCDATINRVVELASKVRCGFEMGAIVTRDSMNSIVGFINRAEKDGAKVILDGRNVVVAGKEKGNYVGPTIIDHAKPGMEIAVEENFGPVLTIVRVNTLEEALEVANSSPYGNGGSIFTQSGKSAQVFAQKIQAGMIGVNVGVPVPREPFGFGGWKDSKFGVGDITGASSIGFWTKSKKITTKWNPEAKVNWMS from the coding sequence ATGAAATACCCGGAAGCATTGAATTATATAGGTGGAAAATTGGTTCCTGCAGCAGCAGGCAGATTTGATGATGTGATTTCGCCTATCGACGGAAGTTTACTGACCAAAGTAACGCTTTCAGATAAAAGCGATCTTGATGCCGCTGTTAAATCGTCTGAGCTTGCGTTTACCGATTGGTCTGAGAAAACAATTAAAGACCGTGTACAGATTTTGTATAGATACCGGACCTTGCTTGAGAAATATCTTGACGATCATGCTTCTATTATCAGTCAGGAGATAGGCAAAACTTTTGATGAAGGTAAACAGGAAGTAAATAAAAGTATAGAACTGCTCGAGTTTGCGTGTTCAATGCCTCAGGTGGCATGTGCTCCAAGTCTTACCGTTACTACTGGTGTTGAATGCCGCACTGAATATGTTCCCCTCGGAGTTGTTGCAAGTATCACTGCATTCAATTTCCCGCATATGGTACCTCACTGGTCGTTTCCAAATGCCATTGCGCTGGGAAATACAATGATTATTAAGCCTTCGCGTTATGCTCCGCTTACGTCATTGCGCATTGCTGAACTTCTTGCTGATGCCGGTCTTCCCGAAGGTGTTATGAATATTGTAAATGGTGGTAAAGAGATTGTGGAAGCCATCTGTGAGCATCCCGGCATTCAGGCGCTGACTTTTATCGGTTCAACCCCGGTTGCAAAACTGCTGTATGCAAAAGCTTCTTCTAATTTCAAAAGAGCGCTGACCTTAGGAAGCGCGAATAATCATCTGATTTTATTACCCGATGCACACGTTGAAATGGCTGCATCAAATATTGTAGCGTCCTTTACCGGAACTGCCGGACAACGCTGTATGTCGGCTTGTGTTATTGTAGCCGTCGGCGATTGTGATGCAACTATAAACAGGGTGGTTGAACTGGCATCTAAAGTACGTTGCGGGTTTGAAATGGGTGCCATCGTTACCCGTGATTCCATGAATTCAATTGTTGGCTTTATTAACCGTGCCGAAAAAGACGGTGCTAAAGTGATACTCGACGGACGCAATGTGGTTGTTGCAGGCAAAGAAAAGGGTAATTATGTTGGTCCTACCATCATTGACCATGCAAAACCCGGTATGGAAATCGCCGTTGAAGAGAACTTCGGTCCTGTGCTGACCATCGTTAGAGTTAATACCTTGGAAGAAGCTCTGGAAGTTGCAAACTCATCACCCTATGGTAATGGCGGATCCATATTTACCCAAAGTGGTAAATCAGCTCAGGTATTCGCACAGAAAATACAGGCCGGAATGATTGGCGTGAATGTGGGCGTTCCCGTACCACGCGAACCATTCGGTTTTGGCGGATGGAAAGATTCCAAATTCGGAGTTGGCGACATTACAGGCGCAAGTTCCATTGGCTTCTGGACAAAATCCAAAAAAATCACCACCAAATGGAACCCCGAAGCGAAGGTCAACTGGATGAGTTGA
- a CDS encoding aldehyde dehydrogenase family protein, which produces MDKGKIKQVLDKFNIKAVNDGVCTGTVWYKTTGDVTASVSPIDGNEIARVKNATLKDYENVMKTAEDAFKIWREIPAPKRGEVVRQIGLALREAKEDLGFLVSLEMGKIYQEGLGEVQEMIDICDFAVGQSRLLNGFTMHSERRDHRMYDQYHPLGVIGLITSFNFPVAVWAWNSMLAAVCGDVVIWKPSSKTPLCAIATQHIIAGVLKENKLPEGIFNMVIAKSSVLGDNFVADKRIPLFSITGSTRVGKRAGAIIGERLGKSILELGGNNAVIVSDSADLNMAIASTMFGAVGTCGQRCTSTRRIIVHKKVYNEVKYNLINAYEQVKEKIGNPLDENTLVGPLIDKAAVDAFLNAIERVKKEGGKVLFGGYVAEGEQYASGNYVVPAIVEAENHYSIVQEETFAPILYLIKYKTIDDAIALNNDVPQGLSSSIFTLNMREAEKFLSDSGSDCGLANVNSGTSGAEIGGAFGGEKETGSGRESGSDSWKQYMRRQTNTINYSNELPLAQGIKFEF; this is translated from the coding sequence ATGGATAAAGGAAAAATAAAACAGGTTCTTGATAAATTTAATATCAAAGCAGTGAATGACGGTGTTTGCACAGGAACCGTATGGTACAAAACAACCGGCGATGTTACGGCCTCCGTTTCACCCATTGATGGAAATGAAATTGCCCGTGTAAAAAATGCCACACTGAAAGATTACGAAAATGTAATGAAGACCGCTGAAGACGCCTTCAAAATCTGGAGAGAAATCCCGGCTCCGAAGCGCGGTGAGGTGGTAAGGCAGATTGGCCTGGCATTGCGTGAAGCAAAAGAAGATCTGGGATTTTTAGTTTCACTTGAAATGGGCAAGATATATCAGGAAGGTCTGGGCGAAGTTCAGGAAATGATTGATATATGCGACTTTGCAGTAGGTCAGTCACGATTGCTGAATGGCTTCACCATGCACTCTGAACGCCGCGATCACCGCATGTACGACCAATACCACCCACTCGGCGTTATCGGATTAATCACATCGTTTAATTTCCCCGTAGCGGTATGGGCATGGAATTCAATGCTGGCAGCCGTTTGCGGCGATGTTGTGATATGGAAACCCAGTTCAAAAACACCTTTGTGTGCTATTGCCACTCAACATATTATTGCCGGAGTGCTGAAAGAGAACAAACTTCCGGAAGGAATCTTTAATATGGTCATTGCTAAATCATCGGTGCTGGGAGATAATTTTGTGGCTGATAAACGAATCCCGCTCTTCTCAATTACAGGCTCAACAAGAGTCGGCAAAAGAGCCGGTGCAATCATTGGTGAACGATTGGGTAAATCTATTCTTGAACTGGGTGGTAACAATGCCGTTATTGTTTCTGACAGCGCCGATCTGAATATGGCGATTGCGTCAACCATGTTCGGAGCTGTTGGTACCTGCGGACAAAGGTGTACTTCAACTCGAAGAATTATCGTACATAAAAAAGTTTACAACGAGGTAAAATACAACCTTATCAATGCCTACGAGCAGGTAAAAGAAAAAATCGGAAATCCGCTGGATGAGAATACGCTGGTAGGCCCGCTGATTGATAAAGCGGCTGTTGACGCATTCCTGAATGCCATTGAACGCGTCAAAAAAGAAGGCGGAAAAGTACTCTTCGGCGGTTATGTGGCCGAAGGAGAACAATACGCTTCGGGCAATTATGTAGTGCCTGCCATTGTTGAAGCAGAGAATCATTATTCAATTGTTCAGGAAGAAACCTTTGCGCCTATTTTATATCTGATAAAATATAAAACCATTGATGACGCAATCGCTTTAAACAACGACGTTCCACAGGGATTATCTTCATCAATATTCACGCTAAATATGCGGGAAGCAGAGAAATTCCTTTCCGATTCGGGCTCCGATTGCGGATTAGCCAATGTAAACAGTGGTACATCCGGTGCAGAAATCGGTGGAGCATTCGGAGGCGAAAAAGAAACCGGCAGCGGACGTGAATCAGGCTCCGATTCGTGGAAACAATACATGCGCAGGCAGACGAACACTATTAATTATAGTAACGAACTGCCTTTAGCGCAAGGTATTAAATTTGAATTTTAG
- the pruA gene encoding L-glutamate gamma-semialdehyde dehydrogenase, which yields MNNAIFNFEDPKNEAVNSYSPQSCERPALIRELESQAKEQIEIPLIIGGKEIRTGKMGKVVMPHDHGHILASYHMATEKEVRMAIDAAMKAMKEWSNLSWVVRASIMVKAAELMSTRYRYQLNAATMLGQSKNAYQAEIDAACETIDFLRYNAFFASKIYSDQPKSGFNQMNRMEYRSLEGFVFTVSPFNFTAIASNLNMAPVLMGNTTVWKPATTSILSNYHLMKIFEEAGLPDGVVNFIPGSGSLIGGIALQDKNLGGIHFTGSNATFNSLWRGVSENLPNYKSYPRIVGETGGKDFIFVHPSAKPLEVAVGIIRGAFEYQGQKCSAASRGYVPKSLWYEIKKLLIEMTSEIKVGDVRDFSNFMNAVIDEGAFDTIMDYINEAKKSTVATVIAGGQGDKTKGFFIEPTIIETTDPFYRTMQEEIFGPVMTIYVYDDIDLDNALELCDATSPYGLTGAIFSTDRVAASHACDKLRYAAGNFYINDKPTGAMVGFQPFGGARGSGTNDKAGGELNLLRWTSPRTIKETFAPATDFKYPFMLDK from the coding sequence ATGAATAACGCGATTTTTAATTTTGAAGATCCAAAAAACGAAGCTGTTAACAGTTACAGTCCTCAGAGCTGTGAGCGCCCGGCTCTTATCAGAGAACTGGAATCTCAGGCAAAAGAGCAGATTGAAATACCGTTGATTATCGGAGGTAAGGAAATCCGTACCGGAAAAATGGGCAAGGTAGTCATGCCTCATGACCACGGGCATATTTTAGCCTCCTATCATATGGCCACTGAAAAAGAAGTCAGAATGGCTATTGACGCGGCCATGAAGGCAATGAAAGAATGGTCGAACCTGTCATGGGTTGTTCGTGCGTCCATTATGGTGAAGGCGGCAGAACTAATGTCAACACGCTACAGGTATCAGCTGAATGCCGCCACCATGCTCGGGCAGAGTAAGAATGCGTATCAGGCAGAAATTGATGCTGCCTGCGAAACCATCGATTTTTTGCGGTATAACGCATTTTTTGCATCAAAGATTTATTCCGACCAGCCCAAATCAGGGTTCAATCAGATGAACAGGATGGAATACCGTTCTCTCGAAGGTTTTGTGTTCACCGTAAGTCCTTTCAACTTCACCGCTATTGCCTCGAATCTGAATATGGCACCTGTACTAATGGGAAATACAACCGTTTGGAAGCCTGCAACCACCTCCATTCTCTCCAATTATCATTTGATGAAAATCTTTGAAGAGGCCGGTCTGCCCGATGGAGTGGTCAATTTTATTCCCGGCAGTGGCTCGCTCATTGGCGGAATCGCTCTTCAGGATAAAAATCTGGGCGGGATTCATTTTACGGGTTCAAATGCAACGTTCAATTCACTATGGCGCGGCGTAAGTGAAAATCTTCCCAATTATAAATCCTACCCCAGAATCGTTGGCGAAACCGGAGGAAAAGACTTTATTTTCGTGCATCCATCGGCCAAACCACTGGAAGTGGCAGTTGGCATAATAAGAGGTGCTTTCGAATATCAGGGTCAAAAATGTTCGGCTGCCTCGCGGGGCTATGTGCCAAAATCACTCTGGTATGAAATAAAAAAACTGCTGATTGAGATGACATCCGAAATTAAAGTCGGCGATGTGCGTGATTTTTCGAATTTCATGAACGCGGTGATAGATGAAGGCGCCTTCGACACCATTATGGATTATATCAATGAGGCGAAAAAATCGACTGTAGCTACTGTTATTGCAGGCGGACAGGGTGACAAAACAAAAGGCTTTTTTATAGAGCCAACCATCATTGAAACAACAGATCCTTTTTACAGAACCATGCAGGAAGAAATATTCGGACCTGTAATGACCATTTATGTTTATGACGATATTGACCTTGATAATGCGCTTGAACTCTGTGATGCAACATCGCCTTATGGTCTCACAGGAGCTATATTCTCAACCGACCGCGTAGCGGCATCGCATGCGTGCGACAAACTCCGGTATGCTGCCGGAAATTTCTATATCAATGACAAACCGACAGGCGCCATGGTAGGATTCCAGCCATTTGGCGGCGCCAGAGGCTCGGGAACCAATGACAAAGCCGGAGGTGAACTAAACCTGTTGCGCTGGACCAGTCCTCGCACTATTAAAGAAACCTTTGCACCGGCAACAGATTTCAAATACCCGTTCATGCTTGACAAATAA
- a CDS encoding T9SS type A sorting domain-containing protein, whose protein sequence is MKKYALFFLLFVLLQSQAFSQFSIGHRSLTWQDPARSNRDVPAEVYYPATTAGENTSVMSGTFPVIVFGHGFMMSYSAYAFWKDNLVPIGYIMVFPTNEGGMSPDHGAYGADLAFILNSMKSEGNNNASPFYQKIAATSAIAGHSMGGGASFLACSNNSVPTCMFNFAAAETTPSAITAAAAISIPSLVISGADDCVAVPADNQLPMFNALASTCKSYISINNGAHCYFADYNFTCTVGESTCNPVPSINRADQLDATLDVTVLFLDYFLKNQTSSWSAFTDSVSTSQRLTGTIDCSSAIVDRGISDGMSIYPNPATDRINITTNLQAVTAIKIMNTTGAIFYESDAGSNLSNSNIGIDCSQWPRGIYLLKCTHAGISGFQKIVVE, encoded by the coding sequence ATGAAGAAATACGCATTGTTTTTTCTGCTTTTTGTATTGCTACAAAGTCAGGCTTTTTCGCAATTTTCAATTGGACACAGATCACTGACATGGCAGGATCCGGCACGCTCCAACCGCGATGTTCCGGCAGAAGTATATTACCCGGCAACAACTGCCGGTGAAAATACGAGTGTTATGTCGGGAACCTTTCCCGTTATTGTTTTCGGACATGGTTTTATGATGAGTTATAGCGCCTATGCTTTCTGGAAAGATAATCTGGTGCCCATCGGATACATCATGGTTTTCCCGACAAACGAAGGAGGTATGTCGCCCGACCATGGCGCCTACGGAGCTGATCTGGCATTTATTCTGAACAGCATGAAGTCTGAAGGCAATAACAACGCCTCCCCTTTCTACCAAAAAATTGCAGCAACATCAGCCATAGCCGGGCATTCAATGGGCGGTGGTGCTTCATTTCTGGCATGTTCCAATAACAGCGTTCCTACCTGCATGTTCAACTTTGCAGCAGCAGAAACTACGCCTTCAGCAATAACAGCGGCGGCTGCTATTTCAATTCCGTCGCTCGTGATTTCCGGTGCCGACGATTGTGTGGCAGTGCCTGCAGACAATCAATTGCCGATGTTCAACGCACTGGCATCGACCTGTAAAAGTTACATCAGCATTAATAACGGCGCACACTGCTATTTCGCTGATTATAATTTCACCTGCACGGTGGGCGAATCAACCTGCAACCCCGTCCCATCCATTAACCGGGCAGATCAGCTCGATGCTACACTTGATGTCACCGTCCTTTTCCTTGACTATTTTTTGAAAAATCAGACAAGTTCCTGGAGCGCCTTCACCGATTCAGTATCAACATCGCAACGCCTTACAGGAACGATTGATTGTTCTTCAGCTATTGTTGACCGGGGCATTTCAGATGGTATGAGTATCTATCCAAATCCGGCAACAGACCGCATAAATATTACAACAAATCTTCAGGCCGTCACTGCCATTAAGATAATGAACACCACGGGTGCAATTTTTTATGAATCGGATGCCGGCTCAAATTTGTCAAATTCAAATATCGGTATTGACTGCTCACAATGGCCACGTGGCATTTACCTTCTTAAATGCACCCATGCAGGCATTTCGGGATTCCAAAAAATTGTAGTGGAATAA
- a CDS encoding fibrobacter succinogenes major paralogous domain-containing protein, with protein sequence MKKTILLLSISIVLIAFVTSRGERDAAFSADKYGPSGNENNSKGFKKIKIGSQTWILSNLNVFTFKNGDSIPEAQTAEAWEKAGKEGKPAWCYYDNDPANGEKTGKLYNWFAVTDPRGLAPKGWHVPSDKDWTVLEENLGEFGGTKMKSTTGWKNNGNGTNASGFNGMPGGARNNRGSFYSLGSFGYWWTATELYSSIAWTRYLSTNYGNVYRNFDQKGFGFSVRLIKN encoded by the coding sequence ATGAAAAAGACAATCCTGCTATTAAGTATATCAATAGTACTGATTGCATTTGTTACCAGCCGGGGCGAGAGAGATGCGGCATTCAGTGCTGACAAATACGGCCCTTCGGGAAATGAGAATAACAGTAAAGGTTTTAAAAAGATTAAAATCGGCTCTCAGACATGGATTCTGTCCAATCTGAATGTTTTCACCTTTAAAAATGGTGATTCCATACCTGAAGCACAAACCGCAGAAGCATGGGAAAAAGCAGGTAAAGAAGGTAAACCTGCATGGTGTTATTATGATAATGACCCCGCCAACGGTGAAAAAACAGGTAAGCTCTATAATTGGTTTGCAGTTACCGACCCTCGTGGTCTTGCCCCCAAAGGCTGGCATGTTCCCAGCGATAAAGACTGGACCGTTCTGGAAGAAAACCTCGGCGAGTTTGGCGGCACTAAAATGAAAAGTACCACAGGCTGGAAAAACAACGGTAACGGAACAAATGCAAGTGGCTTTAACGGAATGCCGGGCGGTGCCCGCAATAACCGCGGTTCATTCTACAGTCTGGGCAGTTTTGGATATTGGTGGACAGCAACCGAGCTCTATTCCAGCATTGCATGGACACGCTATCTTTCCACAAACTATGGCAATGTTTACAGAAATTTTGACCAGAAAGGATTTGGATTTTCCGTACGTCTCATCAAAAATTAA